Within the Candidatus Hydrogenedentota bacterium genome, the region CGACAAGTGCAAAGGCGCATGGGCAGGGCAGATGTTCGGTGTGTGTTTGGGCGCACCCTACGAGTTCCGCTTCAACGCGACGACCATCGACGAAGACCTGCGTCCATGGAAACCGGAGCACATCGCGGGGTCCATTCAGCAGGACGATTGCTATGTCGAGATGACCTTCCTGAAGGCGCTCGAGGAGCACGGTCTTGACATCACGTACGAACAGGCGGGTAAGGCCTTCGCGAACACCGAATACCCGCTTTGGCACGCCAATTATTACGGCCGCGAGAACGTGCGTGCGGGCATCATGCCGCCCATGTCGGGCCATCCCCTGTACAACCGCCATGCGGACGACATCGACTTCCAGATCGAGGCCGACCTATTCGGCATCTTATGTCCCGGATTGCCCCAGGAGTCCACTCGTCTCTGCGAGATATTCGGCCGCATCATGAACTACGGCGACGGCCTTTACGGCGGGATGTTCGTCGCGGGGATGTACGCGGCGGCGTATTTCGAAGACAGCGACATCCGGGCCGTCCTCCAGGCAGGCCTCGATTGTATTCCGCCTGAATCGCAGTACCGGAAATGCATCGAGGACGTCATCGCGTGGCACGACGAGGCCCCGGACGACTGGCGCGCAACATGGCGGCGCATCGAAGAGAAATGGCAGGACGACGTTGATTGCATGCCCGGTTCTCCGTTCAATATCGACGCAAAGCTCAACGGCGCTTATATCGCCATGGGTCTTCTCTACGGCGAGGGTGATTTGCTGCGCACGGCGGAGGTATCGGCGCGCTGCGGGCAGGACTCCGACTGCAACCCCTCCAACGCCGCGGGCGTCTTAGGTTGCATGAAGGGATTCGAGTCGATGGGTTCTGAGATCACCTCGGGCATTGAAGCGATTCGAAACGAAAAATTCATCCACACCGACTACGGGTTTGATTCGCTGATCGATGCCTGCCGCGGGATCACCGAGCAGATCATCGCGAGAACGGGGGGCACCGTGGACGGTAGCGTTTACCACATTCTGAGGCAACCCGCCCAGCCGCCCGTGACCCTCGAGCAGTGGGTCAATCAGGAAGAGATGCTGAAGATCGCCATTACACCCACGGAAATGCGGCTGTGGGATCCGGCGTGGCGTGTTGTTGCGTGCGGCCATGAGATGGAGCCTGGCATCCGGCGCGGATGGCATGGCCGGGATTCGGTTCTCGTTTTGCACCCCGTCAGCAAGGAAGAGCCCGCGGCGATCGAAGCGGTGCTGGACGTTCCTGCCTCCGCGAAGCAGTTGGTTCTGCTTGTCGCGTCCGACAAACGGGGCGATTTCGTGCTGCGCGTGTCGTTGAACGGCGAACCAGCCCATGAATCGGTCATCGACACGAAAGGGGAATGGCGGGAGATAGGCGTTGACCTCGCGCCTCATGCGGGCAAAACGGTTCGGGCGCGTGTGGAAAATGCCGCCA harbors:
- a CDS encoding ADP-ribosylglycohydrolase family protein, producing MRSLALIVCSAIILGSISAGAAETVPLEQARFVDKCKGAWAGQMFGVCLGAPYEFRFNATTIDEDLRPWKPEHIAGSIQQDDCYVEMTFLKALEEHGLDITYEQAGKAFANTEYPLWHANYYGRENVRAGIMPPMSGHPLYNRHADDIDFQIEADLFGILCPGLPQESTRLCEIFGRIMNYGDGLYGGMFVAGMYAAAYFEDSDIRAVLQAGLDCIPPESQYRKCIEDVIAWHDEAPDDWRATWRRIEEKWQDDVDCMPGSPFNIDAKLNGAYIAMGLLYGEGDLLRTAEVSARCGQDSDCNPSNAAGVLGCMKGFESMGSEITSGIEAIRNEKFIHTDYGFDSLIDACRGITEQIIARTGGTVDGSVYHILRQPAQPPVTLEQWVNQEEMLKIAITPTEMRLWDPAWRVVACGHEMEPGIRRGWHGRDSVLVLHPVSKEEPAAIEAVLDVPASAKQLVLLVASDKRGDFVLRVSLNGEPAHESVIDTKGEWREIGVDLAPHAGKTVRARVENAANDWSFEAAYIASIEFR